The following proteins are encoded in a genomic region of Catharus ustulatus isolate bCatUst1 chromosome 4, bCatUst1.pri.v2, whole genome shotgun sequence:
- the IL22 gene encoding interleukin-22, translating to MASLQTLSKSFPAWVFFCCCCCLPLLLTSSLPLKGASTAQHACRLRKINFQQPYIRNRTYTLAKMASASDKDTDNRLIGQQLFVNIRENNRCYLMKRVVELVVKDVLLTEVKSQYPHVEEVAQFLASLTSELRSCQFSGKREHIEKNLEQMKNKMEQLGENGKTKAIGELDLLFDYMENACTDVPKKGGNKKKN from the exons ATGGCCTCCCTGCAGACCTTGTCCAAGAGCTTCCCAGCAtgggttttcttctgctgctgttgctgtctCCCCCTTCTTCTCACCAGCTCTCTGCCTCTGAAAGGGGCTTCCACTGCCCAGCACGCCTGCAGGCTCAGGAAGATCAACTTCCAGCAGCCCTACATCAGGAATCGCACCTACACCTTGGCTAAAATG GCCAGTGCTTCAGACAAGGACACAGACAACAGATTGATTGGGCAGCAGCTCTTTGTTAATATCAGG GAAAACAACCGCTGCTACCTGATGAAGAGGGTTGTGGAGCTTGTAGTAAAAGATGTTCTCCTCACTGAAGTCAAGAGCCAGTACCCTCACGTGGAGGAGGTGGCACAGTTCTTGGCATCCCTGACCTCAGAGCTGAGAAGTTGT CAATTTTCAGGAAAGAGAGAACACATTGAAAAGAACCTGGAacaaatgaagaacaaaatggAGCAG ttgggagaaaatggaaagactAAAGCCATTGGAGAGCTGGATTTACTGTTTGACTACATGGAAAACGCCTGTACTGATGTCCCAAAGAAGGGAGGtaacaagaagaaaaactga